In Methanomassiliicoccales archaeon, the following proteins share a genomic window:
- a CDS encoding response regulator: MSDPKKVLICDDSIVMRKMINDILSRNGFSVVGQAKNGAEAVELYSKLQPDLVTMDIIMPGEPGVEIVKKIVTLDSKARIMMVTGLSQKNLVLQAMENGAREFVVKPFDESALLEAAAKTIG; encoded by the coding sequence ATGAGCGACCCAAAGAAGGTTCTGATCTGCGATGACTCGATCGTCATGCGCAAGATGATCAACGACATCCTGTCCCGCAACGGGTTCAGCGTGGTCGGGCAGGCGAAGAATGGTGCCGAGGCAGTCGAGCTCTATTCCAAGCTCCAGCCTGACCTGGTGACGATGGACATCATCATGCCGGGCGAACCGGGCGTGGAGATCGTGAAGAAGATAGTCACGCTCGACTCCAAGGCCAGGATAATGATGGTCACCGGCCTGAGCCAGAAGAATCTGGTCCTGCAGGCGATGGAGAACGGGGCCCGGGAGTTCGTGGTCAAACCGTTCGACGAATCGGCATTGCTGGAAGCGGCGGCCAAGACAATAGGGTGA